A single region of the Bacteroidales bacterium genome encodes:
- a CDS encoding DcaP family trimeric outer membrane transporter codes for MSNKLFCALFAILLPVVVPAQDFGIKFSGFVKNDIIYDSRQTVSLRQGHYLLYPDKELPDENGEDINAKSSFHFLSIQSRIKGDITAPEVLGAKPTGLIEAEFFGNIEQNINSFRLRHAYIMLSWPKTELMIGQYWHAMFITECFPNVVSFNTGAPFQPFARNPQIRLTQKIGSLSVIGTALSEIDFVTNGPDGGSSKYIRNAAFPELNLKLTYTWKNQTTGHEFFAGVGGDYKRIMPRLVTSANYKDREVVSGLAWMGFVKYKIPAVTFSFEYVYGENFHSLTMLGGYAVEEVTDMAKDFRTYTPIRTMSLWGEIQTNGKTWQAGLFGGYSRNAGSADNIDLIEQSGSANPKQTYYSRGSDIAYLYRIAPRLLFNSGRFRVAAEIEYTVAAYGQPDLRGQVQDAAEVGNFRFLLGTYLFF; via the coding sequence ATGAGCAATAAACTATTCTGTGCACTGTTTGCAATCCTCCTTCCTGTGGTGGTTCCGGCACAGGATTTTGGGATAAAATTTTCAGGATTTGTCAAAAATGACATCATCTATGATTCCCGGCAGACCGTTTCCCTCCGGCAGGGTCATTACCTTCTGTATCCCGATAAGGAACTGCCTGATGAAAATGGTGAAGACATCAATGCCAAATCCAGTTTTCATTTTCTGTCGATTCAGAGCCGGATCAAAGGTGACATAACGGCTCCTGAAGTCCTTGGAGCAAAACCAACGGGACTGATCGAAGCAGAATTCTTTGGCAACATCGAACAAAACATCAATTCCTTCCGGTTGCGTCATGCCTACATCATGCTCAGCTGGCCAAAGACCGAATTGATGATCGGCCAGTACTGGCATGCCATGTTCATCACCGAGTGTTTTCCAAATGTAGTTTCCTTCAATACCGGAGCTCCCTTCCAGCCTTTTGCCCGCAACCCCCAGATCCGGCTGACACAGAAAATCGGCAGCCTCAGCGTGATTGGGACGGCCCTGTCAGAAATTGACTTTGTGACCAATGGCCCGGACGGTGGCAGTTCAAAATACATTCGAAATGCAGCGTTTCCTGAGTTGAACCTGAAACTGACCTACACCTGGAAGAATCAGACCACGGGCCACGAATTTTTTGCCGGTGTCGGAGGAGATTATAAAAGGATCATGCCGCGTTTGGTGACTTCGGCCAATTACAAAGACCGTGAAGTAGTTTCAGGACTGGCATGGATGGGCTTTGTCAAATACAAGATCCCGGCGGTGACCTTCAGCTTTGAATACGTTTACGGTGAAAATTTCCACAGCCTGACCATGCTGGGTGGGTATGCTGTGGAGGAGGTGACCGATATGGCAAAGGATTTCCGCACCTATACTCCCATCAGAACCATGTCGTTATGGGGTGAGATCCAGACCAATGGCAAAACCTGGCAGGCTGGCCTGTTCGGAGGCTATTCACGCAATGCGGGCTCGGCCGATAACATTGATCTTATTGAACAGTCAGGTTCTGCCAATCCTAAACAGACCTATTACAGCAGGGGATCGGATATCGCCTATCTTTACCGAATCGCTCCACGGTTGCTTTTCAATTCAGGGCGATTCCGGGTAGCTGCAGAGATTGAATACACCGTTGCAGCCTATGGGCAACCTGATTTAAGAGGCCAGGTCCAGGATGCCGCAGAAGTGGGCAATTTCAGATTTCTACTGGGAACATACTTATTCTTTTAA
- a CDS encoding acetate kinase, giving the protein MIILVLNCGSSSIKFQLFEMPEKKVLVRGLIEKIGLQGGKLKLILPSGLEEEEEKEISTHGEGIQEMFEVITRPSLEVIPSAEKIDAVGHRVVHGGEFFTGSVLIDRKVIEALQACTDLAPLHNPSNLAGIDAISRLIPHVPQAGVFDTAFHQTMPTHAYLYGLPYAYYEKYRIRRYGFHGTSHRYVSRRACDILGEDISGMKIVTCHLGNGSSIAAIRQGVSVDTSMGMTPTEGLMMGTRSGDLDPGALLKIADKEDLSISQVSDLVNKKSGMLGISGISSDMRDIGQAALQGNVRAELALSMFAYRVKKYIGAYAAAMDGLDLVVLTGGIGENDSRTRERILSDLTFLGIELDQEENIRLRGREGRISKANSRTRVMVVPTNEELVIASETYSLVRSLGC; this is encoded by the coding sequence ATGATTATATTGGTATTGAATTGCGGCAGTTCTTCGATCAAGTTTCAGCTTTTCGAAATGCCTGAGAAGAAAGTACTGGTAAGGGGACTGATCGAGAAGATTGGATTGCAGGGAGGCAAATTGAAGCTTATCCTGCCATCGGGTCTGGAGGAGGAAGAAGAAAAGGAAATATCCACCCACGGGGAGGGCATTCAGGAGATGTTTGAGGTCATCACACGGCCTTCGCTGGAGGTCATTCCATCGGCAGAAAAGATTGATGCCGTGGGGCACCGTGTTGTTCACGGCGGTGAATTTTTCACCGGGAGTGTGCTCATTGATAGAAAAGTGATTGAAGCACTTCAGGCATGCACGGATCTGGCACCTTTACACAATCCATCGAACCTTGCCGGAATTGATGCCATCAGCCGGCTCATTCCCCATGTTCCCCAGGCCGGCGTCTTTGATACGGCTTTTCACCAGACGATGCCAACTCATGCCTATCTTTACGGATTGCCGTATGCATACTATGAAAAATACCGGATCAGGCGCTATGGATTTCACGGTACCAGCCACAGGTATGTTTCCCGGCGGGCCTGCGACATCCTTGGAGAAGACATCAGCGGGATGAAGATCGTCACCTGCCATCTGGGCAACGGCTCATCCATCGCCGCGATACGGCAGGGTGTTTCGGTTGACACTTCCATGGGGATGACCCCCACCGAAGGGTTGATGATGGGAACCCGCAGCGGTGACCTTGATCCGGGTGCCTTGCTGAAGATAGCCGACAAAGAGGATCTGAGCATCAGCCAGGTGAGCGACCTTGTCAATAAAAAGAGCGGGATGCTTGGCATTTCAGGTATTTCATCGGATATGAGGGATATCGGGCAGGCCGCGCTACAGGGAAATGTACGGGCCGAACTGGCCTTAAGCATGTTTGCCTACCGTGTGAAAAAATATATCGGAGCTTATGCAGCAGCAATGGATGGCCTGGATCTGGTCGTTTTGACGGGAGGGATCGGTGAAAATGATTCCCGGACCAGGGAACGGATCCTTTCGGATCTTACTTTTTTAGGGATTGAACTTGATCAGGAAGAGAACATCAGGCTCAGGGGCAGGGAAGGAAGGATTTCAAAGGCAAATTCAAGAACCAGAGTGATGGTCGTCCCAACCAATGAAGAGCTGGTCATCGCCAGTGAAACCTACAGTCTGGTGCGATCCCTGGGCTGTTGA
- a CDS encoding YebC/PmpR family DNA-binding transcriptional regulator codes for MSGHSKWSTIKRKKGAADAKRSKAFSKIIKEITVAVKEGGSDPDGNPRLRLAISNAKGAHMPKENILRAINKGADKDAAAFVETTYEGYAPHGVAVFIEATTDNQQRTISNVRSIFNKYGGALSTNGSLSFIFDRKGIFEIPQEGVQDHDDFQMEVIDAGAEDIELEEGYFTITTAMEDFGAMMKKMEELKIQPESAELQRLPKTTVKLDKEAGLKVLKLIEIFEEDDDVQNVYHNLEMTDELMADM; via the coding sequence ATGTCAGGACACAGCAAATGGTCCACTATTAAACGGAAGAAGGGGGCCGCCGACGCAAAACGGTCCAAGGCCTTCTCCAAGATCATCAAAGAAATTACGGTTGCGGTCAAAGAAGGCGGTTCCGATCCCGACGGGAATCCAAGGTTGAGACTGGCCATCTCCAATGCCAAGGGAGCCCATATGCCGAAAGAAAACATCCTCAGGGCTATCAACAAAGGCGCGGATAAAGATGCCGCCGCTTTTGTGGAAACCACCTACGAAGGATACGCTCCCCACGGTGTGGCTGTATTCATTGAAGCCACAACCGATAACCAGCAGCGCACCATCAGCAACGTGCGTTCGATCTTTAATAAATATGGGGGTGCCCTGAGCACCAACGGATCCCTGAGCTTTATCTTCGACCGGAAAGGTATCTTTGAGATCCCTCAGGAAGGTGTGCAGGATCACGATGATTTTCAGATGGAGGTCATTGACGCCGGGGCGGAGGACATCGAACTGGAGGAAGGATATTTTACCATCACAACGGCCATGGAGGACTTTGGGGCGATGATGAAAAAAATGGAAGAACTGAAAATCCAGCCCGAAAGCGCCGAACTGCAGCGCCTGCCAAAAACAACGGTGAAACTGGACAAGGAAGCCGGCCTGAAGGTCTTGAAACTCATTGAGATATTTGAAGAGGATGATGACGTGCAAAATGTGTATCACAACCTCGAAATGACCGACGAACTGATGGCTGATATGTGA
- a CDS encoding DUF2807 domain-containing protein → MKRANLLSIVISCIILTTGCSLHTFAQWYEGSGTVARETRELAFFDKIDAGGMAEVLLSQGPEQLVVVEADDNLLQNIKTIVEDQTFKISTEKIRDYTKLLIYITLPDLSLIKASGASQVRGLTPFELQYLMADVSGASELDMELNVQVLESELSGAAEMQLTGTANSHNSHLSGASLLKAFDLETQFTTISASGASNGEVLAIKELTIDTSGAGEVRYHQEPETLLTNPPDGVQTKPSSKGVVIIRSDDWDETTEVKVGGISVDVREDDTVRITLGDRELVISDDGHVEFIKEEKEKFRGHWGGLHLGINGYVDRDFSIQVPDEYDFLDLRYEKSFNVQLNVYEQNFNLYRNHLGLITGIGLSWSIYNYAKDLHFVPDSAVIYAYHGKEGNDYEQPHPERDYRKSKLMAAYLTIPLLMEFQTNHYCKTNSFHLTAGVVGGVRLGTKAKVKWDDSGSGKEKHWDDYHMNPFRWDAYGGIGWGIINLYGTYSLNQLFQKDEGPELYPFTLGITLVPW, encoded by the coding sequence ATGAAAAGAGCGAACCTTTTATCCATTGTGATTTCGTGCATTATTCTGACCACCGGATGTTCTTTACACACATTTGCTCAGTGGTATGAGGGCAGCGGTACGGTTGCCCGGGAAACCAGGGAGCTTGCTTTCTTTGATAAAATTGATGCCGGTGGCATGGCCGAGGTGCTGCTGAGCCAGGGACCTGAGCAATTGGTTGTGGTTGAAGCGGATGATAACCTGCTTCAAAATATAAAAACCATCGTTGAAGACCAGACCTTTAAAATTTCGACTGAAAAAATCCGTGATTATACCAAATTGCTCATTTACATAACCCTGCCAGATCTCTCCCTTATAAAGGCATCCGGAGCCTCCCAGGTCAGGGGATTGACCCCGTTTGAGCTTCAGTACCTGATGGCCGATGTGAGCGGAGCATCCGAACTGGATATGGAATTGAATGTTCAGGTACTGGAATCTGAACTATCCGGAGCAGCGGAAATGCAGCTTACTGGAACTGCTAACAGTCACAACAGCCATCTGAGCGGAGCTTCATTGCTGAAAGCTTTCGACCTGGAGACACAGTTTACAACCATTTCGGCATCGGGTGCCTCCAACGGAGAAGTGCTGGCCATCAAGGAACTGACCATTGATACAAGCGGAGCTGGAGAGGTCAGGTATCACCAGGAACCAGAGACATTACTGACAAATCCACCGGATGGTGTTCAAACCAAACCTTCCTCCAAAGGAGTGGTCATCATTCGTTCCGATGACTGGGATGAAACCACCGAAGTGAAAGTGGGCGGAATATCGGTGGATGTCAGAGAGGATGACACAGTGAGGATCACACTCGGGGACAGGGAATTGGTGATCTCCGATGACGGCCACGTGGAATTCATCAAAGAGGAGAAAGAGAAATTCAGGGGGCACTGGGGGGGACTCCACCTGGGGATCAATGGCTATGTGGATCGGGATTTCAGCATCCAGGTCCCTGATGAATACGACTTTTTGGATCTCAGATATGAAAAATCATTCAATGTCCAGCTGAATGTTTATGAACAAAACTTCAACCTTTACAGGAACCATCTGGGATTGATCACCGGCATCGGACTCAGCTGGAGTATCTATAATTACGCCAAGGACCTGCATTTTGTTCCCGACTCAGCAGTGATTTATGCCTATCACGGCAAAGAGGGCAACGACTATGAACAGCCCCACCCTGAACGGGATTATAGAAAGAGCAAACTGATGGCGGCCTATCTTACGATTCCCCTGCTGATGGAATTTCAGACCAACCATTACTGCAAAACAAACAGTTTCCATCTGACTGCCGGGGTGGTCGGTGGTGTGCGGCTGGGGACCAAAGCAAAGGTGAAGTGGGATGATTCCGGTTCCGGCAAGGAAAAACACTGGGATGACTACCATATGAATCCCTTCCGATGGGATGCATACGGCGGTATAGGCTGGGGGATCATCAACCTGTACGGCACCTATTCACTGAACCAACTGTTCCAGAAAGACGAAGGCCCGGAACTGTATCCCTTTACGCTGGGGATCACCTTGGTTCCCTGGTGA
- a CDS encoding sigma-70 family RNA polymerase sigma factor, with protein MTISEYNRCVDHYSDGVFRFILKNFRDEDTSRDIVQDSFLKLWEKVSEVSFEKAKSYIFTTAYHAMIDRIRKEKYMEEPQPYFEHGHSEEIGFSDVKEVLDQAIRLLPDIQRTVILLRDYEGYSYQEIGDITHLSDSQVKVYIYRARVFLKNYIGKLENVI; from the coding sequence ATGACCATTTCAGAATATAACCGATGTGTCGATCATTATTCGGATGGCGTTTTTCGCTTTATCCTGAAAAACTTCAGGGATGAAGATACATCCAGGGATATCGTTCAGGACTCGTTCTTGAAATTATGGGAAAAGGTATCTGAAGTCAGCTTCGAAAAGGCGAAATCATACATCTTTACGACGGCTTACCATGCCATGATCGACAGGATCCGGAAGGAAAAATATATGGAAGAACCTCAGCCTTACTTTGAGCATGGCCATTCAGAGGAGATCGGATTCAGTGACGTGAAAGAAGTACTTGATCAGGCCATCCGATTGCTCCCTGATATTCAGCGTACAGTGATCCTTCTCCGGGACTATGAAGGATATTCTTACCAGGAGATCGGCGACATCACGCACCTGAGTGATTCTCAGGTCAAAGTGTACATTTACAGGGCAAGGGTATTTCTGAAAAATTATATCGGTAAACTTGAAAATGTGATTTAA
- the lepA gene encoding translation elongation factor 4: protein METIRNFCIIAHIDHGKSTLADRLLQFTDTLSDREFQDQVLDNMDLERERGITIKSHAIQMRHTFEGKTYKLNLIDTPGHVDFSYEVSRSIAACEGALLVVDATQGIQAQTISNLYQALDHNLEVIPVLNKMDMDNAMPDEVKEQIVDLIGCREEDIIEVSAKTGYGVDRIIREIIHRIPPPKGDPDAPLQALIFDSVYNSFRGIYAYFRILNGRLRKGDHVKFISTGSDYIADEIGVLKMKFDPVDMLEAGDVGYIISGIKSSKDVKVGDTITGYDRPSHTPIEGFKNVKPMVFAGVYPVDADEYEELRASLEKLQLNDASLFYEPESSAALGFGFRCGFLGLLHMEIVQERLDREFDMDVITTVPNVSFKVINPKGETIEVHNPSGMPEQKFIHHIEEPFITAQVISKSEYIGAIMKLCIDKRGTLKNQVYLTTDRVEITFEMPLSEIVFDFYDKLKSISKGYASFDYYMTGYKPAELIKLDILLNGEPVDALSTLIHKDHGYDFGRRMCEKLKELIPRQQYDVAIQAAIGAKVIARETVKAFRKDVTAKCYGGDITRKRKLLEKQKKGKKRMRQVGNVEIPQSAFLAVLKMD from the coding sequence ATGGAAACCATCCGCAATTTTTGCATCATTGCCCATATTGACCACGGAAAGAGCACACTCGCCGACCGGTTGCTTCAGTTCACCGATACCCTTTCCGACCGGGAATTTCAGGACCAGGTGCTCGACAATATGGACCTTGAACGCGAACGCGGCATTACCATCAAGAGCCACGCCATCCAGATGCGGCATACCTTTGAGGGAAAAACCTACAAGCTTAACCTGATCGATACACCGGGACATGTTGACTTCTCGTATGAAGTCTCACGTTCCATTGCCGCCTGCGAGGGCGCTTTGCTGGTTGTCGACGCTACGCAGGGAATCCAGGCTCAAACCATTTCCAACCTCTACCAGGCCCTGGATCACAACCTTGAAGTGATCCCGGTGCTGAACAAGATGGACATGGACAACGCCATGCCGGATGAAGTCAAGGAACAGATCGTCGACCTGATCGGATGCAGGGAGGAAGATATCATCGAAGTAAGCGCCAAGACCGGATACGGAGTGGACCGGATCATCAGGGAGATCATTCACCGGATACCACCTCCGAAAGGGGACCCGGATGCACCTCTGCAGGCACTCATCTTTGATTCTGTCTACAATTCCTTCCGGGGCATCTATGCTTACTTCCGGATCCTGAACGGCCGGCTTCGGAAAGGAGACCATGTCAAATTTATTTCGACCGGAAGTGATTATATCGCCGATGAGATCGGGGTGCTGAAAATGAAATTCGACCCTGTCGACATGCTGGAAGCAGGTGATGTCGGGTATATCATATCCGGCATCAAATCCTCCAAAGATGTGAAGGTGGGCGACACGATCACCGGGTATGACCGACCAAGCCATACCCCCATTGAAGGATTCAAAAACGTGAAACCCATGGTCTTTGCCGGTGTATATCCGGTGGATGCCGACGAGTACGAGGAATTAAGGGCTTCCCTTGAGAAACTCCAGCTGAACGACGCCTCTCTTTTTTATGAACCCGAGTCCTCTGCAGCGCTGGGCTTTGGTTTCCGCTGTGGTTTTCTGGGCCTGCTGCACATGGAAATTGTCCAGGAACGGCTCGACAGGGAGTTTGACATGGATGTGATCACTACCGTTCCCAATGTTTCCTTCAAGGTCATCAACCCAAAGGGCGAAACTATCGAGGTGCACAATCCTTCCGGAATGCCGGAACAAAAGTTCATCCACCACATTGAAGAGCCATTCATCACCGCACAGGTCATCTCCAAATCGGAATACATTGGTGCCATCATGAAACTGTGCATCGACAAGCGTGGCACACTGAAAAACCAGGTCTACCTGACCACCGACCGGGTGGAAATCACCTTTGAGATGCCCCTGAGCGAGATCGTTTTTGATTTTTACGACAAGCTGAAAAGCATTTCAAAAGGGTATGCCTCGTTCGATTACTATATGACGGGGTATAAACCAGCTGAACTGATCAAGCTGGATATCCTGCTGAACGGTGAACCGGTCGACGCCCTCTCAACGTTGATCCACAAGGACCACGGCTATGATTTTGGCCGCAGAATGTGCGAAAAACTCAAAGAGCTGATCCCGCGGCAACAGTATGACGTAGCCATACAGGCAGCCATCGGAGCGAAGGTTATTGCCAGGGAAACCGTAAAGGCTTTCCGTAAGGATGTGACTGCAAAATGCTATGGAGGAGATATCACCCGTAAGCGAAAACTTCTCGAAAAACAGAAGAAAGGCAAGAAACGAATGCGCCAGGTGGGCAACGTGGAAATACCCCAGAGCGCTTTTCTGGCTGTGTTGAAAATGGATTGA